In the Solanum pennellii chromosome 5, SPENNV200 genome, one interval contains:
- the LOC107019099 gene encoding LOW QUALITY PROTEIN: nuclear transcription factor Y subunit B-6-like (The sequence of the model RefSeq protein was modified relative to this genomic sequence to represent the inferred CDS: inserted 2 bases in 1 codon; substituted 1 base at 1 genomic stop codon), with the protein MEMSLELPAHLNQEVVEIIFQEQDQVIPNVARIMHSTHCPRVKISDDAKRTMYHCISEFICFVTYEANAHCKREQXNTITAEDVXINKFGFDDYIEPLPLYFPRYGEDEGGCGSLESLLKRPMVDSTSSCNITPYHQHPNFPMAHHRLAYPPPMGNGDIQGDASNGSTSQCAMDDDVEFPTEDGKK; encoded by the exons ATGGAGATGAGCCTGGAACTGCCTGCACATCTCAACCAGGAAGTTGTTGAAATCATCTTTCAGGAGCAAGACCAAGTCATACCAAACGTGGCCAGAATCATGCATAGCACCCATTGTCCCCGTGTCAAGATATCCGATGATGCCAAACGGACCATGTACCATTGTATCTCTGAGTTCATATGCTTTGTAACATATGAAGCCAACGCTCATTGCAAGCGTGAGCAGTAGAACACAATCACTGCTGAAGACGT CATTAACAAGTTTGGTTTTGATGACTACATTGAACCCTTGCCTTTGTACTTTCCTCGTTATGGTGAGGATGAAGGCGGGTGTGGATCCCTGGAGTCTTTGTTGAAGCGTCCAATGGTTGATTCAACTTCAAGCTGCAACATCACGCCCTATCACCAGCATCCTAATTTTCCTATGGCTCATCACCGCTTGGCGTATCCACCACCAATGGGGAATGGTGATATTCAGGGGGATGCATCAAATGGAAGCACTTCTCAGTGTGCAATGGATGATGATGTTGAGTTTCCTACGGAGGATGGTAAGAAGTGA
- the LOC107020059 gene encoding nuclear transcription factor Y subunit B-6-like — protein MDNGNHVGGSGNGGFQSYRRSPQPTPADPPSSDMEMSLELPAHLNQEVVEIISQEQDEVIPDVARIMHSTHPSHVKISDDAKRTMYHCMSEFICFVTYEANAHCQREQRNTITVEDVDWVINKFGFDDYIEPLPYYFPPNSEDDGGERGSLTRESLLKRPMVDTASSSNITPYNLPPNFPMAHHHFVYPPPMGNGNMQGEASTSQCAGALVDTDVESPMEEDKE, from the exons atggATAATGGTAATCATGTTGGTGGTTCAGGAAATGGAGGATTTCAAAGCTATCGCAGATCTCCACAACCAACCCCTGCAGATCCCCCTTCCTCTG ATATGGAGATGAGCCTGGAACTGCCTGCACATCTCAACCAGGAAGTTGTTGAAATCATCAGTCAGGAGCAAGACGAAGTCATACCAGACGTGGCCAGAATCATGCATAGCACCCATCCTTCCCATGTCAAGATATCCGATGACGCCAAGCGGACGATGTACCATTGTATGTCTGAGTTCATATGCTTTGTAACATACGAAGCCAACGCTCATTGCCAGCGTGAGCAGCGGAACACAATCACTGTGGAAGACGTGGATTGGGTCATTAACAAGTTTGGGTTTGATGACTACATTGAACCCTTGCCTTACTACTTTCCTCCAAATAGTGAGGATGATGGTGGCGAGCGTGGATCTCTTACTAGGGAGTCTTTGTTGAAGCGACCAATGGTTGATACAGCTTCAAGCTCCAATATCACACCCTATAACCTTCCTCCTAATTTTCCTATGGCTCATCACCACTTTGTGTATCCACCACCAATGGGAAATGGTAATATGCAGGGGGAGGCAAGCACTTCTCAGTGTGCAGGGGCTTTAGTGGATACTGACGTTGAGTCTCCTATGGAGGAGGATAAGGAGTGA